The following proteins are encoded in a genomic region of Hippocampus zosterae strain Florida chromosome 2, ASM2543408v3, whole genome shotgun sequence:
- the tasorb gene encoding protein TASOR isoform X3: MALNPSTMGKRESDYNDMGSLHQEGGEPQKISAATSATANQNGDQPGCGDCVIPEQEAPERHNSVQADARSWSGSPTPGQRRGEERPRKPFQIPRKKERKGLYQLLPPDSREFDDLVKLLSSFYLDVSSRGTFSYSKARLIHNELLEKEFIEKRREMKQEGRTEQELTESYCFLYPEKSKLQWICEKGLSVGHSRITTVGNASVGVYLSKFSDLLQINPFEVGSAGDMIIFKVMRGRVKHIHENMPNNAKEPATKFDCHLSKSANRVTSLLSYRAFELTQQYFFEFAFDEIKARPRQVCPYAVVCFQYKGKDAAATPFSTHRLGVISSEGSRGRHSYSVWSGPLVTKGHELFPIRLRSSSRAYLPFKLPEKLEMNQGMLLEQVKRKIPAVLFAWDTYSTSREVVKYGMSCSLFEVTEGKGKPTSGSLAALINKLEKDRMVLVKSLFDRGFLFLLSSAQMMESKERRGRVEKSLQAIFLFHESRAVFKYSRLSNPEPLTAGPHTNFPSMERFIPALHYAFFTLRPNAGKDPSSAVERQATDYLSRIDSGRVRPFILPDYKYHVDDRPYTVPLPRPKGNMEAILRSYIHNSSNYTLPVNKAKDIIERISNPPPVAAPVSTEYSPVSDWGGSDRSERLSERPPPEQRAQEIAASDSNKQGPALAHSNGAQLQHESHTESQPQPQPLKVQLSQSDYDKDKMTQLLKLIQLHKRTLVKDPGREKKDGACDSNNLKRKFEGDERGDKNKHQRTDLLSNGEPSRGAPMEETGEDGGQSENLTTVMESMGIYDTDLRTCGNTNTTAVHETQRLLKILLSTLNKAVAQGSISVKSKHSGLSTRVETAVPASDFSKQIEPASQTNYTEVDMDCSPGSTFSAGSPVDQAQTSASTSCAIPTNEEKIQSLPEAEPEPEAVTIESLDLKMPSAIDVKKGAPTLSLAEEAPFRPSISLDTILNQEMHSLTSDIKNIMQSHCITYTLQLPPRLPLPNSWQSRSCFSDFVNQHVTPVSMQEHVEALSGQLEKLIPAPPGSPKVSSPEPPEAIADSPMPSSVQTSKPEVQPPQMNSSQSSSQGPVKEAIESVAKSVPVSADIVEEAYSPSQIPPESSAKSPKSISATSSGTVAGLGTASTGTGLMSGSLIGQLKPEVFSSLVEIFKDVTKNTVKFYIYSGDEGEESTVCKEIKEYLKSLGNSECTPQMFLENSSSLDKLLIIIQNEHIAANVHKIPALVSLKKLPAVSFAGVDSLDDVKNHTYNELFLSGGFLVSDEFVLNPDLITQDRLQALLKFLEEQSTPEQPWQWKVHCKSQKKLKEMGRLNTNAMGLLNLLTTYQKKHLVEFLPYHECDAQSRQAPDLDCLIKLQAQHTQQRHLIFVTERPFEMFLQYSRNGIMIASIDDIMSAFHSLIGTINQNELPTPPSTVVNDECEGEEDMSLDSDGGVTPPVVEGKEQHPEADTMMPPQPPLPNMEEFRPPLPDPHATPDGTPPQSDYSALKTAISQFKAANKLGISSSDTGSSSPGGFPVNPHQSFLCPSASWSSYTGSSSYAASPAYPASPSSSNQEQEYRPPATVPATTAPPTVNTTAGPLANLASLPLEVKPPPPPHLMMLGHTYGSDPAGPGVPGTPPLTPSLPYIDNSDTVKQSYMTGIPTNASCSPAQHADRTLSGAGEGNWRPPGTSTFLTASNQVAVTPGPVDPTVLPKSGEGLGGIKATCQSGRTQVNCTDKPGVPVGVPTVATRGGSAVRPTLPPQRMCIMGFGNVGGAMPAPMNHGPMRGAVGPGPFRGRGVPRVGLWPRPGPGRGHDRADGPRGGPCSWGYPTGRGGTQNYYTDYTYSHNYAPE; this comes from the exons ATGGCCCTAAACCCCAGCACGATGGGGAAAAGGGAGTCGGATTACAATGATATGGGCAGCCTACACCAGGAAGGTGGCGAGCCCCAGAAGATTTCAGCCGCCACCTCGGCCACAGCCAACCAAAATGGCGATCAGCCTGGCTGTGGAGACTGTGTAATACCCGAGCAAGAAGCCCCCGAGCGCCACAACAGCGTGCAGGCGGACGCCCGAAGCTGGAGCGGCTCCCCCACGCCGGGCCAGAGACGAGGCGAGGAGAGGCCACGGAAGCCTTTTCAAATCCCGAGGAAGAAAGAACGGAAAG GGTTGTACCAGCTTCTGCCACCTGACAGCCGGGAATTTGACGACCTTGTAAAGCTACTCTCCTCTTTTTACCTGGATGTGTCATCGAGAGGAACGTTCTCCTACAGCAAGGCCAGGCTCATTCACAACGAGCTTCTGGAGAAGGAG TTCATCGAGAAGAGGAGAGAGATGAAGCAAGAAGGGCGGACAGAACAAGAACTGACAGAATCGTACTGCTTTTTATACCCAGAAAAATCCAAG CTTCAGTGGATCTGCGAGAAGGGTTTGTCCGTGGGACACTCAAGGATAACAACAGTCGGAAATGCATCAGTGG GTGTATATCTCTCCAAATTCTCGGATTTATTACAAATTAATCCCTTTGAAGTTGGTTCAGCTGGagacatgatcatttttaaagtgATGAGG GGAAGAGTCAAGCATATCCACGAGAATATGCCAAACAACGCGAAGGAACCGGCAACCAAGTTTGACTGTCATTTGTCCAAAAGTGCCAATCGGGTTACGTCCTTGCTGTCCTACAGAGCGTTTGAGCTCACACAG CAATATTTTTTCGAATTTGCATTTGATGAAATCAAAGCACGCCCCAGGCAAGTGTGCCCCTATGCTGTGGTTTGCTTTCAATACAAAGGCAAGGATGCTGCAGCCACTCCTTTTTCGACACACAG GCTTGGTGTTATTTCCTCTGAAGGAAGTCGAG GGCGGCACTCCTATTCTGTGTGGAGTGGTCCACTGGTAACCAAGGGCCATGAGTTGTTCCCGATCCGTTTACGATCATCTTCGCGGGCCTACCTTCCTTTCAAACT TCCCGAGAAGCTTGAAATGAATCAAGGCATGTTGCTTGAGCAAGTGAAGAGAAAGATTCCTGCTGTGCTCTTCGCTTGGGACACCTATAGCACATCACGGGAAG TGGTGAAGTATGGGATGTCATGCAGCCTTTTTGAGGTTACAGAAGGAAAAGGAAAACCGACCAGTGGCAGTCTGGCGGCACTGATAAACAAACTGGAGAAAGACCGGATG GTGCTGGTGAAGTCCCTGTTTGACCGAGGCTTTCTCTTTCTGTTGTCCTCAGCACAGATGATGGAGTCCAAAG AACGGCGAGGGCGGGTTGAAAAGAGCCTACAAGCAATATTCCTCTTTCACGAGTCAAGGGCCGTTTTCAAGTATT CCCGACTTTCCAACCCAGAGCCATTGACGGCAGGGCCACACACCAACTTCCCATCTATGGAACGTTTCATCCCTGCCTTGCATTATGCCTTTTTCACCTTGCGCCCAAATGCGGGCAAGGACCCAAGTTCCGCTGTGGAGCGACAAGCCACGGACTATTTAAGTCGGATAGACTCGGGAAGAGTGCGGCCATTTATCTTGCCTGATTACAAATACCATGTGGATGATAGGCCATATACGGTTCCTTTACCCAGACCCAAAGGGAACATGGAAGCCATACTGCGTTCTTACATCCACAACTCATCCAACTACACTTTACCCGTGAACAAGGCAAAGGACATCATTGAACGGATAAGCAACCCTCCACCTGTCGCTGCCCCGGTCTCTACAGAGTACAGTCCGGTTTCTGACTGGGGGGGCTCAGACCGCTCTGAGAGACTGTCAGAAAGGCCACCACCAGAACAACGCGCGCAGGAGATCGCGGCTTCAGACTCCAACAAACAGGGGCCAGCGTTGGCCCATTCAAACGGTGCGCAGTTGCAGCACGAGTCCCACACTGAATCCCAGCCACAGCCACAGCCACTGAAGGTGCAGCTATCACAGAGCGACTAcgacaaagacaaaatgacGCAGTTACTGAAACTGATCCAACTCCACAAGAGAACACTAGTCAAGGATCCtggcagggaaaaaaaggatggagCCTGTGATTCCAACAACCTCAAGAGGAAATTTGAAGGCGATGAACGGGgagacaagaacaaacatcaacgCACAGATCTGTTGAGCAACGGTGAACCCAGCAGGG GGGCACCAATGGAAGAGACTGGAGAAGACGGCGGCCAGAGTGAAAATCTGACCACGGTAATGGAAAGCATGGGTATCTATGACACTGACTTGAGGACTTGTGGCAATACCAATACAACAGCAGTTCATGAGACCCAGCGTCTCCTCAAGATACTGCTCTCCACTCTCAACAAAGCCGTTGCTCAGGGATCAATATCTGTGAAATCAAAACACAGTGGACTGTCAACAAGGGTGGAGACTGCTGTTCCGGCCTCCGATTTTAGTAAACAAATTGAGCCTGCATCACAAACTAACTACACGGAG GTGGACATGGACTGTAGTCCCGGAAGTACTTTTAGCGCAGGCTCTCCAGTAGACCAAGCTCAAACCTCAGCCAGTACAAGCTGTGCCATACCCACAAATGAAG AAAAAATCCAGTCCTTGCCTGAGGCTGAGCCTGAGCCAGAGGCTGTGACGATAGAAAGCCTCGATTTGAAGATGCCCTCTGCGATTGATGTGAAAAAAGGCGCACCGACGTTATCATTGGCAGAGGAAGCTCCTTTCAGGCCCTCTATCAGCTTGGACACGATACTTAACCAGGAAATGCACAGCCTCACTTCTGACATTAAAAACATCATGCAGAGCCATTGCATCACTTACACCTTACAACTACCTCCGCGGCTACCTCTGCCTAATTCCTGGCAGAGCAGGAGTTGCTTCTCAGACTTTGTCAACCAGCACGTCACTCCTGTCTCCATGCAGGAGCATGTCGAAGCACTTAGTGGGCAGTTGGAAAAGTTGATCCCGGCCCCACCTGGTTCACCCAAGGTCTCTTCCCCGGAGCCACCCGAGGCGATCGCAGATTCACCAATGCCGTCATCAGTGCAAACTTCCAAACCTGAAGTACAGCCCCCCCAGATGAACTCTTCTCAGAGTAGTAGTCAAGGTCCTGTAAAAGAGGCGATAGAAAGCGTGGCTAAGTCAGTTCCTGTTTCAGCAGATATTGTGGAAGAGGCTTATTCTCCCTCCCAGATCCCCCCAGAGTCATCAGCGAAATCGCCAAAGTCTATTTCTGCCACGTCCTCGGGCACTGTTGCTGGACTCGGCACTGCCAGCACTGGTACCGGACTCATGTCGGGCAGCCTCATCGGTCAATTAAAACCAGAAGTTTTCAGCAGCTTGGTGGAAATCTTTAAGGATGTCACCAAGAATACAGTCAAGTTCTACATCTACTCTGGGGATGAGGGCGAGGAGAGTACAGTCTGCAAGGAGATAAAG GAATACTTGAAAAGTCTTGGCAACAGCGAGTGCACCCCGCAGATGTTTCTGGAAAACAGCAGCAGTCTAGACAAACTGCTTATCATCATTCAGAATGAACACATTGCTGCAAATGTGCACAAG ATCCCAGCACTGGTGTCTTTGAAGAAGTTGCCTGCTGTGAGCTTTGCTGGTGTCGACAGTCTGGACGATGTCAAGAACCACACCTACAATGAACTGTTTTTGTCTGGAGGCTTCCTGGTGTCCGACGAGTTTGTTCTTAATCCTGACCTCATCACACAGG atCGCTTGCAGGCACTACTGAAGTTCTTAGAGGAACAAAGTACCCCCGAGCAGCCCTGGCAGTGGAAGGTGCACTGCAAGTCACAGAAGAAGCTTAAAGAAATGGGCCG GTTGAACACCAACGCGATGGGGCTACTCAACCTTCTGACAACCTATCAAAAGAAGCACCTAGTAGAGTTCCTTCCCTACCACGAGTGTGACGCCCAGTCACGTCAGGCTCCTGATCTCGACTGCCTGATTAAGCTGCAAGCTCAGCACACACAACAACGTCATCTTATTTTCGTCAcag aGAGGCCCTTTGAGATGTTCCTTCAATATTCCAGGAATGGAATAATGATAGCAAGCATTGATGATATTATGAGTGCTTTCCACAGCCTTATTGGGACCATCAATCAAAATGAGCTCCCAACACCGCCCTCTACAG TAGTGAACGATGAGTGCGAGGGAGAGGAGGACATGTCGTTAGACTCCGATGGTGGTGTGACGCCCCCTGTCGTCGAAGGCAAAGAGCAGCACCCCGAAGCGGACACAATGATGCCACCACAGCCGCCCCTCCCAAACATGGAAGAGTTCCGTCCACCGCTTCCCGACCCTCATGCGACCCCTGATGGAACTCCGCCGCAGTCCGACTACAGCGCTCTCAAAACTGCCATCTCTCAGTTCAAAGCCGCAAACAAGTTAGGCATCAGCTCCTCAGACACGGGAAGCTCGTCTCCTGGAGGTTTCCCCGTCAATCCCCACCAAAGTTTTTTGTGTCCCTCTGCCTCGTGGTCTTCCTACACCGGCTCGTCCAGTTATGCAGCCTCCCCGGCCTATCCCGCCTCACCCAGCAGCAGCAACCAAGAACAGGAGTACCGCCCCCCAGCCACAGTTCCGGCCACGACAGCCCCCCCTACTGTCAACACCACAGCAGGACCTCTCGCCAATCTGGCCTCTCTCCCGTTAGAGGTTAAACCCCCTCCTCCGCCTCACCTCATGATGCTCGGTCACACGTATGGCTCGGACCCTGCAGGACCTGGAGTTCCCGGGACTCCTCCCCTCACCCCTTCCCTACCTTACATAGACAACAGTGACACAGTCAAACAAAGTTACATGACTGGCATTCCCACCAATGCTAGCTGTAGCCCAGCACAACATGCGGACAGGACGCTTAGCGGAGCTGGGGAGGGGAATTGGAGGCCGCCGGGGACAAGCACTTTTCTGACTGCAAGCAATCAGGTTGCGGTTACGCCTGGCCCAGTGGACCCCACTGTACTGCCTAAGAGCGGGGAAGGCCTTGGCGGCATCAAGGCCACATGTCAGAGTGGCAGGACTCAAGTGAATTGCACTGACAAACCAGGTGTTCCTGTGGGTGTTCCCACAGTAGCCACCAGAGGGGGCTCAGCAGTCAGACCTACACTTCCTCCACAGCGAATGTGTATCATGGGTTTCGGCAATGTGGGTGGCGCCATGCCCGCACCGATGAATCATGGGCCTATGAGGGGTGCTGTGGGTCCTGGGCCATTCCGGGGGAGAGGAGTTCCTCGGGTTGGACTCTGGCCACGACCGGGACCGGGGCGAGGACATGATCGAGCCGATGGACCTAGAGGGGGTCCTTGCTCTTGGGGTTACCCAACAGGAAGGGGTGGGACCCAAAATTACTACACAGACTACACATACTCTCACAATTATGCCCCTGAGTAG